From a region of the Theobroma cacao cultivar B97-61/B2 chromosome 8, Criollo_cocoa_genome_V2, whole genome shotgun sequence genome:
- the LOC18592331 gene encoding sister chromatid cohesion protein PDS5 homolog A isoform X2: MDESSLQLISGIGAKLEQLTRPSKDVIVKSLRKVVSVLSQIEQPSVVEVATKALVVGKLEDVTKPLRKSIVKHGLSNHTDKDVRLLVAICVSEFFRILAPQPPFADKYLRDMFKLILSMFMELADTTSAFFSRRVKILETVAQCKCCVIMLDIDCSDLILEMFNIFFSVVREHHQQSLINDILSIMTHILNEEVSHQLTDVILRNLVQESKGATSAASQLAASVIQSCAEKLQPFVCGFLTSCSLDRDAVGSELKEFYHEIVLKLFQCAPEMLNAIIPNLTQELMTDQVDVRIKAVNLIGKLLLRPEYRLAQRYHALFVEFLKRLCDKSSEVRVTALQCAKACYLANPSGIESHELLTAIEDRLLDFDDKVRMQAVIVACELAGSNLKYISSKLISEVIERLRDKKISVRKKALQKVMEVYRDYCNKCAEGHITMCDHFEQIPCKVLMLCYDKDCKEFRSQNIELVVAEELFPVLLPVEERARHWIHLFSLFSPLHVKALSAILSQKRRLQTEMRNYLAIRKEKENSSEDMKKKLKSSFVKMSASFPDPSKAEECFDKLSQMKDNNIFTSLGLLLDEVTLKNALVIRDKFLKVIGDKHPHFEFLQLLSSKCSFNIFDSEHVCCILSLISTSGLGSNNLEAFSIELLLVIISNFPSLMRGSELQFRLLFEEKYLIHDKIIQVLAKVGSHISVNFSDFYPVLKKICLEGTRTQSKYAVSAIASLIDVPKQYVFTELCEELVDSLHSGQNIATVLQSLGCIAQYSVSTFEDLDQEITQHVYKNIFQAKSLDDLSVTEDSSGCTVTCKLKIYGLKMLVKSFLPHRGSQVNRQINPLLGILLKMLQKGDMFDNIFSCASDKAYIRLAAAKSVLQLSRRWDLHISPDIFRFTILMAKDSSSFVRRLFLDKTHKLLKEHVIPIRYACAFTLATSDSLKDLQHDSFKYMVEFIKEYSREARIRQTSMSQGGSIMDFPAYIVVFLIHLLVHDAGFPSEDCQDEAMYAQFCGPLLSFLNASMNSSVVDGDLDLVNNAALYLNYIFRAIKRAKDAVDAQRTPRLHFLADIGISAVNSLHRNGISSVCTLGTILLPSSLYKITPMESEEANLKFLTQSFVERVVHVFKSQVSLPVGSVHKRGRKCHEDGTLNMVLGKQVDFSTCGALETHKRSTRMETSSGRRRGHVVPPNALVSIGSHNKGFTEELEYGASNSSEAALEKRQPFSSSGSVTQKPSQMESQVSTQKFERSNALKGNIGAGKIINAEASNSRKVKFNIASKELPSANEVLIGQRIKVWSTFDSCFHSGTVDDFNPENNTHKITCDNGEVEILCLDSESWETISDCSLTEREVVPSDKANTLHLRQCGKDTLDKFRGDANQQSKTKLNMEDRKFRSRKVPLSEKRKKGQILSRDLSSVSEIINIDEDAVAKRTRRRKL, encoded by the exons AAAGTTGTGAGTGTGTTGTCGCAAATAGAGCAGCCTTCAGTTGTTGAAGTTGCCACAAAGGCGCTAGTTGTGGGAAAACTGGAAGATGTCACAAAGCCTTTGAGGAAATCTATTGTTAAGCACGGTCTATCTAACCACACTGATAAAGATGTTAGACTTTTGGTGGCCATTTGTGTCAGTGAATTTTTTCGGATCCTGGCACCTCAACCACCTTTTGCAGATAAATATCTTAGG GATATGTTTAAACTCATTCTCAGCATGTTCATGGAGCTTGCTGATACTACCAGCGCATTCTTCTCAAGGAGGGTTAAGATATTGGAGACTGTTGCTCAATGTAaatgttgtgtgataatgCTGGATATTGACTGCAGTGATTTGATTCTTGAgatgtttaatatttttttctcggTTGTGAG AGAACACCATCAACAGAGTTTAATCAATGATATTTTGTCTATAATGACTCATATTTTAAACGAGGAAGTGTCTCACCAGCTTACGGACGTAATTTTGCGAAATCTTGTACAAGAGAGTAAG GGTGCAACTTCTGCAGCTTCTCAGCTTGCTGCCTCTGTTATCCAAAGTTGTGCAGAAAAGCTTCAGCCCTTTGTTTGTGGATTTTTAACATCTTGCTCCTTGGATAGAGATGCTGTAGGGAGTGAGCTCAAAGAATTCTATCATGAGATTGTGTTAAAACTTTTTCAATGTGCTCCTGAGATGCTTAATGCTATTATCCCCAACTTAACCCAGGAATTAATG ACTGATCAGGTTGATGTCCGAATAAAAGCTGTTAATCTAATTGGAAAACTTCTTTTACGACCTGAATACCGTCTTGCACAAAGATATCATGCTCTCTTTGTAGAGTTCTTGAAAAGATTATGTGACAAATCTTCAGAAGTTAGAGTGACTGCTCTACAATGTGCTAAAGCTTGTTACTTGGCCAATCCCTCAGGGATAGAATCCCATGAACTTCTCA CTGCCATTGAAGATCGACTGTTGGACTTTGATGATAAAGTGAGAATGCAGGCAGTGATTGTTGCCTGTGAGCTTGCTGGGTCTAACCTTAAATATATTTCATCCAAACTAATATCTGAGGTTATAGAGAGGCTTAGGGATAAGAAG ATTTCTGTTAGAAAGAAAGCCCTGCAGAAAGTGATGGAAGTATATCGAGATTATTGTAACAAGTGTGCAGAAGGCCACATCACAATGTGTGATCACTTTGAGCAGATTCCATGCAAAGTCTTGATGCTTTGCTATGATAAAGATTGCAAAGAATTCAG GTCCCAAAACATAGAACTTGTTGTTGCAGAGGAATTATTTCCGGTGCTTCTTCCAGTTGAAGAGAGGGCAAGACACTGGATCcatttgttttctctttttagcCCTTTGCATGTGAAGGCCCTGAGTGCTATTTTATCTCAGAAACGAAG GTTGCAAACTGAAATGCGGAATTATTTGGCCATACGGAAAGAGAAG GAGAATAGTTCAGAGGATatgaagaagaaattgaagagttcttttgttaaaatGTCAGCTTCATTCCCAGATCCTTCCAAAGCTGAAGAGTGCTTTGATAAATTGAGTCAGATGAAGGACAACAACATTTTCACTTCACTGGGCCTGTTGCTGGATGAAGTGACACTTAAAAATGCCCTGGTGATAAGA GATAAATTCCTTAAAGTGATAGGAGATAAACATCCACATTTTGAGTTTTTGCAGTTGCTCTCCTCAAAATGCTCGTTTAATATATTTGACTCAGAGCATGTTTGTTGCATTCTCAGTCTCATTTCCACTAGTGGGTTGGGAAGCAATAATTTGGAGGCTTTTTCTATTGAACTACTCCTG GTTATCATCAGCAATTTCCCATCTCTCATGAGGGGTTCAGAATTGCAGTTTCGTCTGTTGTTTGAAGAGAAATATCTGATTCATGATAAGATCATTCAAGTTTTAGCGAAAGTGGGGTCTCATATCTCTGTCAATTTCAG TGATTTTTACCCTGTTTTGAAGAAGATCTGTCTTGAGGGAACTCGTACTCAGTCAAAATATGCTGTTTCTGCAATTGCTTCATTAATAGATGTGCCTAAGCAATATGTTTTCACAGAATTATGTGAG GAACTTGTGGATTCTCTACATAGCGGGCAGAATATTGCGACTGTTTTGCAGTCTTTGGGCTGTATTGCCCAATATTCGGTTTCAACTTTTGAAGATCTTGATCAAGAAATCACACAACAtgtctataaaaatatttttcag GCAAAGTCATTGGATGATCTTTCTGTCACTGAGGATAGCTCTGGGTGTACTGTTACTTGCAAATTAAAG ATTTATGGGCTTAAGATGCTTGTCAAGAGTTTTTTGCCACATCGAGGATCTCAGGTCAATAGACAAATTAATCCATTGTTGGGCATTTTGTTGAAGATGCTCCAGAAGGGTGACATgtttgataatattttttcatg TGCAAGTGACAAGGCTTATATAAGATTGGCTGCTGCAAAATCTGTTCTCCAGCTTTCTAGAAGATGGGACCTACATATTTCTCCTGATATTTTTCGCTTCACAATTTTGATGGCAAAG gattcttcttcttttgtcaGGAGATTATTTCTTGATAAAACACACAAGCTGTTGAAGGAACATGTTATACCTATAAGATATGCTTGTGCCTTCACTCTGGCCACTTCTGATAGCCTCAAGGACCTACAGCATGAT TCATTCAAATATATGGTGGAATTTATCAAGGAATACAGTAGAGAAGCTCGAATACGCCAAACATCCATGTCGCAGGGAGGGTCAATTATGGATTTCCCAGCATACATAGTGGTATTCTTGATCCATCTTCTTGTGCATGATGCAGGCTTCCCATCTGAAGATTGTCAGGATGAAGCAATGTATGCTCAATTTTGCGG TCCACTTCTTTCATTCCTAAACGCATCAATGAACTCCAGTGTCGTTGATGGTGATTTGGATCTTGTTAATAATGCTGCCTTGtatttgaattatatatttcGTGCTATTAAAAGAGCTAAGGACGCTGTTGATGCTCAGAGAACTCCT AGGCTGCACTTTCTAGCAGACATTGGAATTTCTGCTGTAAATTCCTTACATCGAAATGGCATCTCATCTGTTTGCACACTGGGAACGATCTTGCTTCCATcatcattatataaaataactCCTATGGAAAGTGAAGAG gctaatttgaaatttcttacTCAAAGTTTTGTTGAGAGGGTAGTTCACGTTTTCAAGTCGCAAGTCTCTCTG CCAGTTGGCTCTGTTCATAAACGTGGTCGAAAGTGTCATGAGGATGGTACTTTGAACATGGTATTGGGCAAGCAAGTTGATTTTTCAACTTGTGGGGCACTTGAAACCCATAAGAGATCTACAAGGATGGAAACCAGTTCAGGACGTAGGCGAGGACATGTTGTTCCTCCAAATGCACTGGTATCTATTGGATCCCATAATAAGGGTTTTACTGAGGAGCTGGAATATGGTGCATCTAACAGTTCCGAAGCAGCTTTAGAAAAACGTcaacctttttcttcttctggtTCTGTCACTCAGAAACCTTCTCAGATGGAATCACAAGTTTCAACTCAGAAATTTGAAAGAAGTAATGCTTTGAAAGGAAATATTGGGGCAGGTAAGATTATTAATGCTGAAGCTTCCAATAGTCGCAAAGTGAAGTTCAATATTGCTtcaaaa GAATTGCCTAGTGCAAATGAGGTATTAATTGGACAGCGGATCAAAGTATGGTCTACCTTTGATAGCTG TTTTCATTCGGGCACTGTGGATGACTTTAACCCTGAAAACAACACTCACAAG ATCACATGTGATAATGGGGAAGTTGAAATATTATGCTTGGACAGTGAGAGCTGGGAGACAATAAGTGACTGTTCCTTGACAGAGAGG GAGGTTGTACCGTCAGATAAGGCAAACACCTTGCATTTGCGGCAATG TGGCAAAGACACACTTGATAAATTTAGAGGTGATGCTAATCAACAGTCGAAGACGAAATTAAATATGGAGGATAGAAAGTTTCGTAGCAGAAAAGTTCCCTTGTCTG agaagagaaagaagggACAGATTTTATCCAGAGACTTGTCATCAGTGTCAGAAATTATCAATATAGATGAAGATGCT GTCGCTAAAAGAACTCGGAGAAGGAAATTATAA